One genomic region from Entelurus aequoreus isolate RoL-2023_Sb linkage group LG14, RoL_Eaeq_v1.1, whole genome shotgun sequence encodes:
- the zgc:172182 gene encoding coiled-coil domain-containing protein 89 produces the protein MTSARCPGNFNSTHKCITQLSKRRRLKMTSKRKKLEIVNNVNSKSEDKVSMSPIISALTRNVALMDINQRTLEKCHNLSAEEFTDTLMLQSRVKEQSNLICVLKDRSDELFHQSQNLQQAKAQLEMQLEICQKEMSQKQARAEVVEKRFMDLDANSRSIIVFMEEYKHQNAQLKLENKQLQKENDTLFSQKLHDKEMVLAQLALDIKVLTEEFTNKEREYQENMAEIESTSFTELTEHEEREASLLEQLHVSKKQHEAAEQMCKDLKLKVLKAEDQHTLKEATMSKSITSLTKERDKLLRICMERENTIQEKHEELRHLELQYKEQKRARTRVEERFKREAEAVNADKKVKSLKMAIEEAKTKYETLNKDFEAFKEHCTGLLNKERELNKILRHLRS, from the exons ATGACGTCTGCGCGGTGTCCTGGAAACTTCAATAGCACGCACAAGTGCATAACTCAACTCAGCAA GCGCCGGCGTCTTAAAATGACGAGCAAACGGAAGAAGTTGGAGATTGTGAACAACGTCAACTCCAAGTCCGAAGACAAAGTGTCGATGTCTCCCATCATCTCTGCTCTCACTCGCAACGTTGCT CTTATGGACATCAACCAGAGGACACTGGAGAAATGCCATAACCTCTCGGCAGAAGAATTTACAGACACATTAATGCTCCAGTCCAGAGTCAAAGAACAGTCCAATCTGATCTGTGTACTGAAAGACAGATCAGACGAACTGTTCCACCAAAGTCAAAACCTGCAGCAAGCCAAGGCACAGCTAGAGATGCAACTTGAGATCTGTCAAAAAGAAATGTCGCAAAAGCAGGCTAGAGCAGAGGTGGTAGAAAAGCGGTTCATGGATTTAGACGCCAACAGTCGATCGATCATTGTGTTCATGGAGGAGTACAAACATCAGAACGCGCAGTTGAAGCTGGAGAACAAGCAACTGCAGAAGGAAAACGACACACTTTTCTCCCAGAAGTTACATGATAAAGAGATGGTGCTTGCACAACTTGCACTGGACATCAAAGTGCTGACGGAGGAGTTCACAAACAAGGAGCGGGAATATCA GGAGAACATGGCAGAAATTGAATCGACATCCTTTACAGAATTAACAGAGCATGAAGAGAGGGAGGCGTCACTACTTGAACAACTGCATGTATCGAAGAAACAACATGAAGCTGCAGAGCAGATGTGCAAAG ACTTAAAGCTGAAAGTTCTTAAAGCAGAGGATCAGCACACTTTGAAGGAAGCCACTATGAGCAAAAGCATTACCAGCCTCACCAAAGAGCGAGACAAGCTGCTGCGCATCTGTATGGAAAGAGAGAACACCATACAG GAGAAGCATGAGGAACTCAGGCATCTAGAGTTACAATACAAGGAGCAGAAGAGAGCCCGGACAAGAGTAGAAGAAAG GTTTAAACGCGAAGCAGAAGCAGTTAATGCAGATAAAAAAGTGAAGTCTCTCAAGATGGCCATTGAAGAAGCCAAGACAAAGTATGAGACGCTCAACAAG GACTTTGAGGCCTTCAAAGAACACTGCACCGGTCTCCTTAACAAAGAAAGAGAGTTGAACAAGATACTACGACACTTGAGGAGCTAA